From Permianibacter aggregans, a single genomic window includes:
- a CDS encoding HDOD domain-containing protein, producing MNTLTPRTAEQERQFWRQQLHEEVRLQRLQLPTLPELTQKLRQIVSDNNAPVRTLAQVIQTDPSLSTRITQAANAAWMGLESANSLETAITRLGYNAVRGMVYNHCLSRLFRERQTGPLRDELRKIWLRATLTGAYGQRLALHLNIENSHALLAGLLHNIGALPVLSLFAQHKKQLAGKLDLMHWLIAEEQGALGEMILRQWQVPEDLIPVPKGILTDHPERPTQVIDLARISLLLAIWYETPDSTVPRIDQVPAMQRLRMTLPQLEKFLQESRRDIGEFIQLLQA from the coding sequence GTGAATACCCTTACACCGAGAACCGCTGAACAAGAACGACAATTCTGGCGTCAGCAACTGCATGAAGAAGTACGTCTGCAACGCCTGCAACTACCCACGCTGCCGGAGCTGACGCAAAAGCTCCGGCAGATTGTTTCTGACAATAATGCGCCGGTACGCACGCTGGCCCAGGTCATTCAAACCGACCCGAGTTTATCGACCCGCATAACTCAAGCCGCCAATGCCGCCTGGATGGGGCTGGAGTCGGCTAACTCACTGGAAACTGCCATTACCCGGCTGGGCTACAACGCGGTGCGCGGCATGGTCTACAACCATTGCCTCTCGCGCTTGTTCCGCGAACGGCAAACCGGGCCGCTGCGCGACGAACTGCGCAAAATCTGGCTGCGGGCAACACTGACTGGCGCCTACGGCCAGCGGCTGGCGCTGCACCTCAATATCGAAAACTCGCATGCGCTACTGGCCGGCTTGCTGCATAACATCGGGGCTCTACCGGTGTTGTCGCTGTTTGCCCAGCACAAGAAACAACTGGCCGGCAAACTCGACCTGATGCACTGGTTGATTGCCGAGGAGCAGGGGGCATTGGGTGAAATGATTCTGCGCCAGTGGCAGGTACCGGAAGATCTGATTCCGGTACCGAAAGGTATCCTGACCGATCATCCTGAGCGACCGACACAGGTGATTGATCTGGCCCGCATTTCGCTGTTGCTGGCGATTTGGTACGAGACGCCGGACTCAACCGTGCCGCGCATCGATCAAGTGCCGGCCATGCAACGGCTGCGGATGACGCTGCCGCAACTGGAGAAATTTTTGCAGGAATCCCGGCGCGACATCGGCGAATTTATTCAGCTGCTGCAAGCCTGA